In Stenotrophomonas sp. 610A2, one DNA window encodes the following:
- a CDS encoding HAD family hydrolase: MNMQTSPSAIGLVGFDGDDTLWKSEDYYQKAEHEFGLILSNYIDLHDAGTAQHLLKVQRRNLAVFGYGAKGMTLSMLEAAIELTDEKISAHDLRQIVEIGRRTLEHPVDVIDGVREAVAAIAAEYPVVLITKGDLFHQEQKIERSGLLDLFPRIEIISEKDQSTYAKVLAEFNMPAERFVMVGNSLRSDIEPVLGLGGWGIHTPYAMTWAHEAEHGVSAEEPRLHHADTAHQWPEAVRAVAAQAAAAQGN, translated from the coding sequence ATGAACATGCAGACTTCCCCCTCCGCCATCGGCCTGGTCGGCTTCGACGGCGATGACACGCTCTGGAAGAGCGAAGACTATTACCAGAAGGCCGAGCACGAATTTGGCCTGATCCTCAGCAACTACATCGACCTGCACGATGCCGGCACCGCCCAGCATCTGCTCAAGGTGCAGCGGCGCAACCTGGCCGTGTTCGGCTACGGTGCCAAGGGCATGACCTTGTCGATGCTGGAAGCCGCCATCGAGCTCACCGATGAGAAGATCTCCGCGCACGACCTGCGCCAGATCGTCGAGATCGGCCGCCGCACGCTTGAACATCCGGTCGATGTCATCGATGGCGTCCGTGAAGCCGTGGCGGCCATCGCCGCCGAATACCCGGTAGTGCTGATCACCAAGGGCGATCTGTTCCATCAGGAGCAGAAGATCGAGCGTTCCGGCCTGCTGGACCTGTTCCCGCGCATCGAGATCATCTCGGAGAAGGACCAGTCGACCTACGCCAAGGTGTTGGCCGAGTTCAACATGCCGGCCGAGCGTTTCGTGATGGTCGGCAATTCGCTGCGCTCGGATATCGAGCCGGTGCTGGGGCTGGGCGGCTGGGGCATCCACACCCCGTACGCGATGACCTGGGCGCATGAGGCCGAGCACGGCGTCTCCGCGGAAGAACCGCGCCTGCACCACGCCGATACCGCCCACCAGTGGCCGGAAGCGGTGCGTGCCGTCGCCGCGCAGGCTGCAGCGGCACAAGGCAACTGA
- the hglS gene encoding 2-oxoadipate dioxygenase/decarboxylase HglS, with translation MTADRFVSPDHIRSLFSQAMSHMYRTEVPLYGTLVELVGAINADVLAAQPELAAQMQRSGERERLDVERHGAIRVGTAQELATLGRLFAVVGMQPVGYYDLSVAGVPVHSTAFRPVDGESLNRNPFRVFTSLLRLELIEDAALREQAAEILARRNIFTAGALQLIEQCERDGGLSEDDAWRFVVESLETFRWHNEATVSLETYHALHGAHRLVADVVSFRGPHINHLTPRTLDIDAAQAAMHERGLAAKAVIEGPPRRNCAILLRQTSFKALEEMVHFPSGADNEAGTHTARFGEIEQRGLALTPKGRDLYDVLLAQARGGEGSAGGDYMQRLQSAFAAFPDDHATLRREGLGYYRYSLTDAGLAADAETRALPAEVLIERGLASADPIIYEDFLPVSAAGIFQSNLGGGEQRAYAARANRDAFEQALGATVSDEFAIYERLQAESLAALKA, from the coding sequence ATGACCGCCGACCGTTTCGTTTCGCCCGATCACATCCGCAGCCTGTTCTCGCAGGCGATGTCGCATATGTACCGCACCGAAGTGCCGTTGTACGGCACGTTGGTGGAACTGGTTGGCGCGATCAACGCCGACGTCCTGGCCGCGCAGCCGGAGCTGGCCGCGCAGATGCAGCGCAGCGGCGAGCGCGAGCGCCTGGACGTCGAGCGCCATGGCGCGATCCGTGTCGGCACCGCGCAGGAGCTGGCCACGCTTGGCCGCCTGTTCGCGGTGGTGGGTATGCAGCCGGTGGGTTATTACGATCTGTCGGTGGCCGGCGTGCCGGTGCATTCCACCGCGTTCCGGCCGGTGGATGGCGAGTCCTTGAACCGCAACCCGTTCCGCGTTTTCACCTCGCTGCTACGCCTGGAGTTGATCGAAGACGCCGCACTGCGCGAGCAGGCCGCCGAGATCCTGGCCCGCCGCAATATCTTCACCGCTGGCGCGCTGCAGCTGATCGAGCAGTGCGAGCGTGATGGCGGTTTGAGCGAAGACGATGCCTGGCGCTTCGTCGTTGAGTCACTGGAAACCTTCCGCTGGCACAACGAAGCCACCGTGTCGCTGGAGACCTATCACGCCCTGCACGGTGCGCACCGTCTGGTTGCCGACGTGGTCAGCTTCCGTGGCCCGCACATCAACCACCTCACCCCGCGCACGCTGGACATTGATGCCGCACAGGCGGCGATGCATGAACGTGGTCTGGCGGCAAAGGCCGTGATCGAAGGCCCGCCGCGTCGCAACTGCGCCATCCTGCTGCGCCAGACCAGCTTCAAGGCGCTGGAGGAGATGGTGCATTTTCCGTCGGGAGCCGACAACGAAGCTGGTACCCATACCGCGCGCTTCGGTGAGATCGAACAGCGCGGTCTTGCGCTGACGCCGAAGGGTCGTGACCTGTATGACGTCCTGCTTGCGCAGGCACGTGGCGGCGAAGGCAGTGCCGGTGGCGACTACATGCAGCGCCTGCAGAGTGCGTTTGCCGCGTTCCCGGATGACCATGCAACGCTGCGACGCGAAGGCCTTGGTTATTACCGTTACAGCCTGACCGATGCCGGTCTTGCCGCTGATGCGGAAACCCGTGCCTTGCCGGCGGAAGTACTGATCGAGCGCGGCCTGGCCAGCGCTGACCCGATCATCTATGAGGATTTCCTGCCGGTGAGTGCGGCGGGTATTTTCCAGTCCAACCTCGGCGGCGGTGAGCAGCGGGCCTATGCCGCGCGTGCCAACCGCGATGCCTTCGAGCAGGCCCTGGGCGCGACGGTCAGCGACGAGTTCGCAATCTACGAGCGCCTGCAGGCCGAGTCGTTGGCAGCACTGAAGGCTTGA
- a CDS encoding leucyl aminopeptidase family protein: MTPITAYTTDSTNALPLYVLDRDGFAAWKAQQPAAVQAWAAAQQFNAAPTSVLLLPGDNGIAGAVLGVGDHADAYAYAHAPFALPAGTTWQVANELDASSSANLQIGWGLGSYRFDRYRKLARPAAQLLATPAAEVLDVVTACLRVRDWVNTPTEDMGPQQLEDAARDLVEAHGGELEVIAGDELLEMNFPTIHAVGRASHRAPRLIVLRWGNAGAPHLALVGKGVCFDTGGLDLKPADGMRNMKKDMGGAAHAIALAGLVMAQQLPVQLTLVVAAVENAVGPDAFRPGEVITTRKGLTVEIDNTDAEGRLVLCDALTYVSEQNPDTILDFATLTGAARIALGPDLPALFANDDTLANQWLQAGDSTRDPVWRMPLWRPYLRYLNSGIADLANAGSRMAGSVTAALYLERFINEGQVWAHLDVYAWNDGERPGRPAGGEALALRSAWAMLKTRYGS; the protein is encoded by the coding sequence ATGACCCCGATTACCGCTTACACCACCGATTCCACCAACGCCCTGCCGCTATACGTGCTGGACCGCGACGGCTTTGCCGCGTGGAAGGCACAGCAGCCGGCCGCCGTGCAGGCCTGGGCCGCAGCGCAGCAGTTCAACGCCGCACCGACCAGCGTGCTGCTGCTGCCCGGCGACAACGGCATTGCCGGCGCCGTGCTCGGCGTTGGCGATCATGCTGATGCCTACGCCTACGCGCACGCACCGTTCGCACTGCCGGCCGGCACAACCTGGCAGGTTGCCAACGAACTGGACGCCAGCAGCAGCGCCAACCTGCAGATCGGCTGGGGCCTGGGCAGCTACCGCTTCGACCGCTACCGCAAGCTGGCGCGCCCGGCCGCGCAACTGCTGGCAACGCCTGCCGCCGAAGTGCTGGACGTGGTGACCGCCTGCCTGCGCGTGCGCGATTGGGTCAACACACCGACCGAAGACATGGGCCCGCAGCAGCTGGAAGACGCCGCGCGCGATCTGGTCGAAGCCCATGGCGGCGAGCTGGAAGTGATTGCCGGCGACGAACTGCTGGAAATGAACTTCCCGACCATCCACGCCGTTGGCCGCGCCTCGCACCGCGCACCGCGCCTGATCGTGCTGCGCTGGGGCAACGCGGGTGCGCCGCATCTGGCACTGGTCGGCAAGGGCGTGTGCTTCGACACCGGCGGCCTGGATCTGAAGCCGGCTGACGGCATGCGCAACATGAAGAAGGACATGGGCGGTGCCGCCCACGCCATCGCCCTGGCGGGCCTGGTGATGGCGCAGCAGCTGCCGGTGCAGCTGACCCTGGTGGTGGCTGCAGTCGAAAACGCAGTTGGTCCGGATGCCTTCCGTCCCGGCGAAGTGATCACCACTCGCAAGGGCCTCACCGTGGAGATCGACAACACCGACGCCGAAGGCCGCCTGGTGCTGTGCGACGCGCTCACCTACGTCAGCGAGCAGAACCCGGACACCATCCTCGATTTCGCCACCCTCACCGGTGCTGCACGTATCGCGCTGGGCCCGGATCTGCCGGCCTTGTTCGCCAATGACGACACCCTGGCCAACCAGTGGCTGCAGGCTGGCGACAGCACCCGCGACCCGGTGTGGCGCATGCCCTTGTGGCGTCCCTACCTGCGCTACCTCAACAGCGGCATCGCCGATCTCGCCAACGCCGGCTCGCGCATGGCTGGCTCGGTGACCGCAGCGCTGTATCTGGAGCGTTTCATCAACGAAGGCCAGGTGTGGGCACATCTGGACGTCTACGCCTGGAACGACGGCGAACGCCCGGGGCGCCCGGCCGGTGGTGAGGCGCTGGCATTGCGCTCGGCGTGGGCGATGTTGAAGACGCGTTACGGTAGTTGA
- a CDS encoding HAD family hydrolase — MNFPVLAITLDLDDTLWPFAPIGARIDQVLHDWMLEHSPATASMYPVTAMRELRERSFRDNPHLHYDLSALRRLTLAEALEKSGASMDLLDPAYEAFYAARNQVEFYPDALAALRRIAARVPVAAVSNGNADLQRIGIGELFAFQLGSREFGAAKPDPGIFHAACERLGVEHAHVLHVGDHAEMDVAGAMRAGLRGCWINREEHSWTHTELQPDLQFDTLTGLADWLDGNASNPQR, encoded by the coding sequence ATGAACTTCCCCGTACTCGCCATCACCCTCGATCTGGACGACACCCTGTGGCCGTTCGCTCCCATCGGCGCCCGCATCGATCAGGTGCTGCATGACTGGATGCTGGAGCACAGCCCGGCCACCGCCAGCATGTACCCGGTCACGGCCATGCGTGAACTGCGTGAACGCTCGTTCCGCGACAACCCGCACCTGCACTACGACCTGAGCGCATTGCGCCGACTGACCCTGGCCGAGGCGCTGGAGAAGAGCGGCGCCAGCATGGACCTGCTGGATCCGGCCTATGAAGCCTTCTATGCAGCGCGTAACCAGGTCGAGTTCTACCCCGATGCATTGGCCGCACTGCGCCGCATCGCCGCGCGCGTGCCGGTGGCTGCGGTGAGCAACGGCAATGCAGACCTGCAGCGCATTGGCATCGGCGAGCTGTTCGCCTTCCAGCTGGGCTCGCGCGAGTTCGGTGCGGCCAAGCCGGACCCGGGCATCTTCCATGCCGCCTGCGAGCGCCTCGGCGTTGAGCACGCGCATGTATTGCACGTCGGCGACCACGCCGAGATGGACGTAGCCGGTGCGATGCGCGCCGGCCTGCGTGGTTGCTGGATCAACCGCGAAGAACATTCATGGACCCACACCGAACTGCAGCCCGACCTGCAGTTCGACACCCTGACCGGACTGGCCGACTGGCTGGATGGCAACGCCTCCAACCCGCAGCGCTAA
- a CDS encoding AI-2E family transporter: MSDPLPEATPRPAEAPAPRPRAPVAVVVLATLAVGYTLWAAQEVILPVLLAMFFALIGNPIIRLLQKLHLPRFLGALLVLAAGLAGSAALTVQLAGPATEWVQEAPQQMRQISRQVQDFVKPVQQANLAAESFARAAGGEGNRKVQVIRTQLDDPYKALVRTPKLAASALAVVLLTLFFMIYGENLQRHVIALLPNRQQKRFTAEILRSIERELSRYVLTITIINVGLGLILSGVLMLLGVALPEALLWGTVAALLNFAPYVGPLIGIVLMLLMGFVEFRDPLTALLPALAYLALHTLEGQLITPIVLGRRMAISPLMLILALMLFGWLWGMIGLLLAVPLLVCVKLVLSRVDGMHGWAKLLE; the protein is encoded by the coding sequence ATGTCTGACCCGTTGCCCGAAGCCACACCCCGCCCTGCCGAAGCCCCTGCACCGCGCCCGCGCGCACCCGTCGCCGTGGTGGTGCTGGCGACGTTGGCGGTGGGCTATACGCTGTGGGCCGCGCAGGAAGTGATCCTGCCGGTGCTACTGGCGATGTTCTTCGCGCTGATCGGCAACCCCATCATCCGTCTGCTGCAGAAACTGCACCTGCCACGCTTCCTCGGCGCATTGCTGGTGCTGGCGGCAGGCCTGGCCGGCAGCGCCGCGCTGACCGTGCAGCTGGCCGGCCCGGCCACCGAATGGGTGCAGGAAGCACCGCAGCAGATGCGGCAGATCTCGCGGCAGGTGCAGGACTTCGTCAAACCGGTGCAACAGGCCAACCTGGCAGCGGAGAGCTTCGCCCGCGCCGCTGGCGGTGAAGGCAACCGCAAGGTGCAGGTGATCCGCACCCAGCTCGACGATCCCTACAAGGCACTGGTGCGCACGCCCAAGCTGGCCGCCTCGGCGCTGGCAGTGGTGCTGCTGACCCTGTTCTTCATGATCTATGGCGAAAACCTGCAGCGGCACGTGATTGCGCTGCTGCCCAACCGCCAGCAAAAGCGCTTCACCGCGGAGATCCTGCGCTCGATCGAGCGCGAGCTGTCGCGCTACGTACTGACCATCACCATCATCAATGTCGGCCTGGGCCTGATCCTGTCCGGCGTGCTGATGCTGCTCGGCGTCGCCCTGCCCGAGGCCCTGCTATGGGGCACGGTGGCCGCGCTGCTGAATTTCGCCCCGTACGTGGGGCCGCTGATCGGCATCGTGCTGATGCTGCTGATGGGCTTCGTCGAATTCCGCGATCCACTGACCGCCCTGCTGCCGGCGCTGGCCTACCTGGCCCTGCATACGCTGGAGGGGCAATTGATCACGCCCATCGTGCTCGGCCGCCGCATGGCGATCTCGCCGCTGATGCTGATCCTGGCGCTGATGTTGTTCGGCTGGCTGTGGGGCATGATCGGCCTGCTGCTGGCAGTGCCGCTATTGGTCTGCGTGAAGCTGGTGCTGAGCCGCGTGGACGGCATGCATGGCTGGGCAAAGCTGCTGGAGTAA
- a CDS encoding protein sip-5: MNFEALQRRVRRAEAVVQVRGEEATQHWDQLNQSWRSAWTPGRIVVVGLAGGFLAGKLEPGGAFSGSRWLQMIGSVSGLVSSAQASVASFAAAAAAAGVMAGQAAADTDEGTDDEGDNDDAPPPQSASANPRNNSTPPRPAEAATELSES, from the coding sequence GTGAATTTCGAAGCCCTGCAACGCCGAGTGCGCCGCGCCGAAGCCGTGGTGCAGGTGCGTGGCGAGGAAGCCACCCAGCACTGGGACCAGCTCAACCAGAGCTGGCGCAGTGCATGGACGCCCGGTCGCATCGTGGTGGTCGGCCTGGCCGGCGGCTTCCTGGCTGGCAAGCTGGAACCCGGCGGTGCCTTCAGCGGCAGCCGTTGGCTGCAGATGATCGGCTCGGTGTCCGGGCTGGTCAGCAGCGCGCAGGCCTCGGTCGCCTCCTTTGCCGCCGCTGCGGCAGCAGCCGGGGTGATGGCCGGGCAGGCTGCAGCCGATACCGATGAAGGCACCGACGACGAAGGCGACAACGACGACGCCCCGCCGCCGCAATCGGCTTCCGCCAACCCGCGCAACAACAGCACACCGCCCCGTCCCGCCGAAGCGGCGACAGAACTGTCAGAATCCTGA
- a CDS encoding phage holin family protein gives MSDNATPPTGDDSTPGQAPGLEESIRQVGAAGRQTLDSASNTLRSLRRLASADLALARSAFGRSLAWSGVAIVFGASAWLLLAATAVAMLQYMGLSLFVSLLIPTLTSLAVTGYAVWRVSYFFHHTGMHATRRQLSRLGLFDEPNGEDPDAEVKIPGENTP, from the coding sequence GTGAGCGATAACGCAACACCGCCCACTGGCGACGATTCCACCCCGGGCCAGGCGCCCGGGCTGGAAGAAAGCATCCGTCAGGTTGGCGCAGCCGGCCGGCAGACGCTGGACTCGGCTTCCAACACGCTGCGCTCCCTGCGCCGGCTGGCTTCGGCCGACCTGGCCCTGGCGCGCAGCGCGTTTGGTCGTTCCTTGGCATGGAGCGGCGTGGCCATCGTATTCGGTGCCTCGGCCTGGCTGCTGTTGGCAGCCACGGCAGTGGCGATGCTGCAATACATGGGCCTGTCGCTGTTCGTCTCGCTGCTGATCCCCACCCTGACCAGCCTGGCCGTCACCGGCTATGCGGTATGGCGGGTGTCGTACTTCTTCCACCACACCGGCATGCATGCCACCCGCCGGCAGTTGTCGCGGCTGGGCCTGTTTGATGAGCCCAATGGCGAAGACCCCGATGCCGAAGTGAAGATCCCCGGGGAGAACACACCGTGA
- a CDS encoding Do family serine endopeptidase has translation MRPIPTLLTLALAAAFGGFTATAINAHLDNRADAATLGTVLPTTAALPAAVAGQTVPSLAPMLDQAMPAVVSVNTKQVVRVRNPYFDDPFFRRLFPQVPQERINESLGSGVIIDAARGYVLTNHHVVENADDVQVTLADGRTVKAEFLGSDRDTDIALIRIPAEKLTALPLGNSDQLRVGDFVVAIGNPFGFSQTVTSGIVSAVGRSGIRGLGYQNFIQTDASINPGNSGGALVNLNGQLVGINTASYNPQGSMAGNIGLGLAIPSNLARDVVEQLITKGVVVRGTLGVETQNLTPQIAQGLGLEEARGALVTRVLAGSGAAAAGVKAGDVVTAINGQRVDSAQALHNFEGLSTVGRTVDLEVRRDGKPLQLKATLKEQPRAVAGDTLDPRLSGATFADLPESLRQAGINGVLVSEVARGSRAAQSGLAGGDVILAASSGAFTDLAGWRASFGQRPPQLVLSILRGGSQRGQLMMR, from the coding sequence ATGCGACCCATCCCGACCCTGTTGACCCTGGCCCTGGCCGCCGCCTTTGGCGGCTTCACCGCCACCGCCATCAATGCCCACCTGGACAACCGCGCCGACGCCGCCACGCTGGGCACGGTGCTGCCCACCACCGCCGCGCTGCCGGCCGCGGTCGCTGGGCAGACGGTGCCGTCGCTGGCACCGATGCTGGATCAGGCGATGCCGGCCGTGGTCAGCGTCAATACCAAGCAGGTGGTGCGGGTCCGCAACCCTTACTTCGACGACCCGTTCTTCCGCCGCCTGTTCCCGCAGGTGCCACAGGAGCGCATCAACGAGTCGCTGGGCTCGGGCGTGATCATCGATGCAGCGCGCGGCTATGTATTGACCAACCACCACGTGGTCGAGAACGCCGACGACGTGCAGGTCACCCTGGCCGATGGCCGTACGGTCAAGGCCGAGTTCCTTGGTTCGGACCGCGACACCGACATCGCCCTGATCCGCATCCCCGCCGAAAAGCTCACCGCGCTGCCGCTGGGCAACAGCGACCAGCTGCGCGTCGGCGACTTCGTGGTGGCGATCGGCAACCCCTTCGGCTTCAGCCAGACCGTCACCTCGGGCATCGTCTCGGCGGTGGGCCGCAGCGGCATCCGCGGGCTGGGCTACCAGAACTTCATCCAGACCGATGCCTCGATCAACCCCGGCAACTCCGGCGGCGCACTGGTCAACCTCAACGGCCAGTTGGTCGGCATCAATACCGCCAGCTACAACCCGCAGGGCAGCATGGCCGGCAACATCGGCCTGGGTCTGGCCATTCCGTCCAATCTTGCCCGCGACGTGGTCGAGCAGCTGATCACCAAGGGCGTGGTGGTGCGTGGCACGCTGGGCGTGGAAACGCAGAACCTGACGCCGCAGATCGCCCAGGGCCTGGGCCTGGAAGAAGCCCGCGGCGCCTTGGTGACGCGCGTGCTGGCCGGTTCCGGTGCGGCAGCGGCCGGGGTGAAGGCGGGCGACGTGGTCACCGCGATCAACGGCCAGCGCGTGGACAGCGCGCAGGCCCTGCACAACTTTGAAGGTCTCTCCACGGTCGGCCGCACGGTTGACCTGGAAGTGCGCCGCGACGGCAAGCCGCTGCAGCTCAAGGCCACCTTGAAGGAACAACCACGCGCGGTGGCCGGCGACACGCTCGATCCGCGCCTGAGCGGCGCCACCTTTGCCGACCTGCCCGAATCGCTGCGCCAGGCCGGCATCAACGGCGTGCTGGTCAGCGAAGTGGCGCGCGGCAGCCGCGCTGCGCAATCAGGCTTGGCCGGTGGCGATGTGATTCTCGCCGCCAGCAGCGGCGCCTTCACCGACCTCGCCGGTTGGCGCGCCAGCTTCGGCCAACGCCCGCCGCAGCTGGTGTTGAGCATCCTGCGCGGCGGCAGCCAGCGTGGCCAATTGATGATGCGATGA
- a CDS encoding adenosylcobalamin-dependent ribonucleoside-diphosphate reductase, with product MSTVRLEVVSNQTKSDMIPLQPASQDIWEKKYRLTTKAGEALDADIDGTYLRVARALADAEATDDKRAYWYERFAWALRRGAIPAGRITSNAGAQQHKPATSTINCTVSGTITDSMDGILEKVHEAGLTLKAGCGIGYEFSTLRPRGAFVAGAGAYTSGPMSFMDIYDKMCFTVSSAGGRRGAQMGTFDVSHPDVKDFIRAKREDGRLRQFNLSLLITDGFMEAVNTDADWQLVFPINTKEQAELDPSSGEEVVWREWPTHENYIVRDDGLVACKVYGHIRARHLWDMIMVSTYDYAEPGFILIDRVNEMNNNWWCENIRATNPCGEQPLPPYGACLLGSVNLTKFVRDPFTDKASFDWDEYKEVVRVFTRMLDNVVEVNGLPLEQQRNEIMRKRRHGMGFLGLGSTMTMLKMKYGSTESCEFTEAIARDMAVAGWETGLELAREKGAAPIMEEQFDVTAAMLRQRPEMKKDGWKVGQKIAGKVLHARYSRYMQRVATVAPELVEELATVGSRFTHHSSIAPTGTISLSLANNASNGIEPSFAHHYSRNVIREGKKSKEKVDVFSFELLAYRQLVNDKAMPFSDEADAQLPEYFISADDISPKEHVDVQAAAQKWVDSSISKTANVPTDYPYEQFKDIYRYAHEQGLKGCTTFRFNPAAFQGVLVKEADLENTTYRFELEDGQVVEVKGNEQIEYDGEMHTAANLFDALKEGYYGKF from the coding sequence ATGAGTACGGTGCGTCTGGAAGTGGTCAGCAATCAAACCAAGTCGGACATGATCCCTCTGCAACCTGCCTCGCAGGACATCTGGGAAAAGAAGTACCGCCTCACGACCAAGGCGGGCGAAGCGCTGGACGCCGATATCGACGGCACCTACCTGCGCGTGGCCCGCGCCCTGGCTGACGCCGAGGCGACCGACGACAAGCGTGCCTACTGGTATGAGCGTTTCGCCTGGGCCCTGCGCCGTGGCGCGATCCCGGCTGGCCGCATCACCTCCAATGCCGGCGCGCAGCAGCACAAGCCGGCCACCAGCACCATCAACTGCACCGTGTCGGGCACCATTACCGACTCGATGGACGGCATCCTGGAGAAGGTCCACGAAGCGGGCCTGACCCTGAAGGCCGGCTGCGGTATCGGCTACGAGTTCAGCACCCTGCGTCCGCGCGGTGCCTTCGTCGCCGGCGCCGGCGCCTACACCTCCGGGCCGATGTCCTTCATGGATATCTACGACAAGATGTGCTTCACCGTGTCCTCGGCCGGTGGCCGTCGTGGCGCGCAGATGGGCACCTTCGATGTGTCGCACCCGGACGTCAAGGACTTCATCCGCGCCAAGCGCGAAGACGGCCGCCTGCGGCAGTTCAATCTGTCGCTGCTGATCACCGATGGCTTCATGGAAGCCGTCAACACCGATGCCGACTGGCAGCTGGTGTTCCCGATCAACACCAAGGAACAGGCCGAGCTGGACCCGTCCAGCGGTGAGGAAGTGGTATGGCGCGAATGGCCGACCCACGAGAACTACATCGTCCGCGACGACGGCCTGGTGGCCTGCAAGGTGTACGGCCACATCCGTGCCCGTCACCTGTGGGACATGATCATGGTCTCCACCTATGACTATGCCGAGCCGGGTTTCATCCTGATCGACCGCGTCAACGAGATGAACAACAACTGGTGGTGCGAGAACATCCGCGCGACCAACCCCTGCGGCGAGCAGCCGCTGCCGCCGTACGGCGCCTGCCTGCTGGGCTCGGTGAACCTGACCAAGTTCGTGCGCGACCCGTTCACCGACAAGGCCTCGTTCGACTGGGACGAGTACAAGGAAGTGGTGCGCGTGTTCACCCGCATGCTCGACAACGTGGTCGAAGTGAACGGCCTGCCGCTGGAACAGCAGCGCAACGAGATCATGCGCAAGCGCCGCCACGGCATGGGCTTCCTCGGCCTGGGCAGCACCATGACCATGCTGAAGATGAAGTACGGCAGCACCGAGTCCTGCGAGTTCACCGAAGCCATCGCCCGCGACATGGCCGTGGCTGGCTGGGAAACCGGCCTGGAGCTGGCCCGTGAGAAGGGCGCCGCCCCGATCATGGAAGAGCAGTTCGACGTCACCGCCGCGATGCTGCGCCAGCGCCCGGAGATGAAGAAGGACGGCTGGAAGGTCGGCCAGAAGATCGCCGGCAAGGTGCTGCACGCCCGCTACAGCCGCTACATGCAGCGCGTGGCCACGGTGGCCCCGGAGCTGGTGGAAGAGCTGGCCACGGTCGGTTCGCGCTTCACCCACCACAGCTCCATCGCCCCGACCGGCACCATCAGCCTGTCGCTGGCCAACAACGCCTCCAACGGCATCGAGCCCTCGTTCGCGCACCACTACAGCCGCAACGTGATCCGCGAAGGCAAGAAGTCCAAGGAAAAGGTGGACGTGTTCTCGTTCGAGCTGCTGGCCTACCGCCAGCTGGTCAACGACAAGGCCATGCCGTTCTCCGACGAGGCTGACGCCCAGCTGCCAGAGTACTTCATCAGTGCCGACGACATCTCGCCCAAGGAACACGTGGACGTGCAGGCCGCCGCGCAGAAGTGGGTGGACAGCTCGATCTCCAAGACCGCCAACGTACCGACCGATTATCCGTACGAGCAGTTCAAGGACATCTACCGCTACGCCCACGAGCAGGGCCTGAAGGGCTGCACCACCTTCCGTTTCAACCCGGCCGCCTTCCAGGGCGTGCTGGTCAAGGAAGCGGATCTTGAGAACACCACCTACCGTTTCGAGCTGGAAGACGGCCAGGTGGTGGAGGTCAAGGGCAACGAACAGATCGAGTACGACGGCGAGATGCACACCGCCGCCAACCTGTTCGACGCCCTGAAAGAAGGCTATTACGGCAAGTTCTGA
- a CDS encoding histone: protein MSNGNGVTATVTQVAEDVKETVKETVAHAGESIAATASEAVVAVKASAKKVEAGAKKQVAKVKKAVKKAEKAVKKAEKVVAKKASAAKKEVKKKVASVRQKLEAAKANAKAEATELKKKGAGKRAATKKAIAKVEKKAATKVASAKKTVKAAEKKVAKAVGKKAAAAKKSVKATEKKIAKAVVKKTTAAKKAVKKVEKKAAKKVAAVKKTVKATEKKVAKKVAVSKKTVAKKVALTKKSVAKKAATAKKTVAKKATAVKKAAKKATRK, encoded by the coding sequence ATGAGCAATGGTAATGGTGTGACCGCGACCGTAACCCAGGTTGCCGAGGACGTGAAAGAAACCGTCAAGGAAACCGTCGCCCACGCGGGCGAGAGCATCGCTGCAACCGCCAGCGAGGCTGTGGTCGCAGTGAAGGCCAGCGCAAAGAAGGTTGAGGCCGGCGCCAAGAAGCAGGTTGCCAAGGTCAAGAAGGCTGTAAAGAAGGCCGAAAAGGCCGTCAAGAAGGCTGAGAAGGTCGTCGCCAAGAAGGCCAGCGCGGCCAAGAAGGAAGTAAAGAAGAAGGTCGCCTCGGTCCGCCAGAAGCTGGAAGCCGCCAAGGCCAACGCCAAGGCAGAAGCCACCGAGCTGAAGAAGAAGGGCGCCGGCAAGCGTGCGGCGACCAAGAAGGCCATCGCCAAGGTCGAGAAGAAGGCCGCCACCAAGGTCGCCTCGGCCAAGAAGACGGTGAAGGCTGCCGAGAAGAAGGTCGCCAAGGCCGTCGGCAAGAAGGCTGCTGCCGCCAAGAAGTCGGTGAAGGCCACCGAGAAGAAGATTGCCAAGGCTGTCGTCAAGAAGACCACCGCTGCCAAGAAGGCAGTGAAGAAGGTCGAAAAGAAGGCCGCCAAGAAGGTCGCCGCCGTCAAGAAGACGGTGAAGGCCACTGAAAAGAAGGTCGCCAAGAAAGTAGCCGTCAGCAAGAAGACGGTTGCCAAGAAGGTTGCCCTGACCAAGAAGAGCGTGGCCAAGAAGGCCGCTACCGCAAAGAAGACGGTTGCCAAGAAGGCCACCGCAGTGAAGAAGGCCGCCAAGAAGGCGACCCGCAAGTAA